The Haloferax sp. Atlit-12N region CCATCGGGGCCGACCGCGGCGACCACCAGGAGCACCTCGAAGAGAACTTCCGCGAGGACCTGACCCTCGACGAGGGTATCGAACTCGCGCTCGAAGCCATCGGTTCGACCAGCGAGGAGGGTACCTCGCCCGACGGCGTCGACGTGGCGACCGTCTCCGCGGAGACCGAGCGCTTCGTCGAACTGTCTAACGACGAAATCGAGAGCTACCTCGAAGCCAACGACCTGTTGGCGACCGAGGACGACGACGAACAGTCCGAAGAGTAAGCCGCGTCCCGCGGTTTCCCTTCTCGTGCGTTCTTCTCCGACCCCCGCCCGGCGAGCGACTGCGCCGTCGTCTCGGACGCGACGGGGAGCGGTCGCGTCGCTCGCGGCAGGAAACCGAGGCGGGAACGGGAAACCAAAAACCGAAACAGAATCGGGAAAGTAGTCGCCTATCGGGGCACGGAGAGAGACTGCGGGCGGCTCAGTACTCCTCGTAGGCGAGGTTCATGAGCCACTGCGAGAAGGCGTTGCTGTTGGCGTTAATCTCCTCTTCACCGATGAGCGGCGAGAGCATGTCGCCCGCCATCAGCATCGAGAAGTCGAGGTCGCGCGCGGCGGGTTCGAGGTAGTAGGTGGTGTGGCCGTTGTAGACGGTCTCGGTCCGCTTGATGAGACCGAGCGACTCCAGCACCTCGGCGATGCGGCTCCCCTTCCGGGAGGAGATATCGAGTTCTTTCCAGAAGTCGCTCTGGTGGATGCCGCCCGACTCGCGGATGAGTTCCAGTCCCGCGTGCTCGTCGGAAGAAAGGTCTTGCTCGGCTTCGCTCGCGCTCATACCACGTACACGTCGTGCGAGCGGTTTAATCCTGACGTTCGACCGGTTCGAAGGCGGTCTGACACGGCGGGCCGTCGGCGAATTCGTACGCGAATTCCGCCTCGCCGAGCGTGATGACCGACGACGAGCGCGTGCCGAACCGACCCTCCGGGTCGTGGACGCAGACGCCGAAGTCGTGGTCGCCCAGCGCCGCCTTCGCCCGCTCGCGCCACGCCATCACCGACTCGCTCGGGTCGGGCTGAAGGGCCTCCTCTAGCCGCCGGGCGTTGTCGGCCTGCCGCTCCCCCACCTCGGGGCGTCGCTCGGGGACGAACCACGAATCGGGCGTGCCGACGTTGACGACGACGCGGACGCCGGGGTCGAAGTTCCGCACCGACAGGCTCCCGTCCCACTCGAAGAACAGCGCGGCGTTCTCGTCGGCGACGACGAGGTTGAAGCCATCGTAGGTGTGGTCCTCGACCGCGCGTTCGACGAACCGGGCCGCATTCTCGGCGGCCTCGTGACGGAGCGCGTCGCGGACGAGATGGCCCCGGGAGCGCTCGCCGCCGCCCGCGACCTCGACCCACCGATTGGTGATGCCGACGAAGACACCGGCGTCGTTGTAGCCGACCCACGTTCCGCCGGCCTCGGTGTCCCGCGGAGCGACGACTCCCGGGCCGTCGCCGTTTTCCCACCGCCGGGGCGGTTCGGCGGGCCTGCCGAGTTGCTCGTCGCGGTTGGCGGCGACGACGACCGGCGCGTCTTCGAACACCTGCCACGCGAGGATGAGTGTGCACACGAGGTGAAAGTAGGCACTCGGCGCAGAAAAACACCGGTTTCACCCCGACGCGCCGGACGTCGGGTCTCAGTCCTCGCTCTCGGAGCCGTCTTCGAACCGGCTCGGGTCGCGCGAGGCAAGCGCGACGTTCACGGCCGCGACGTTCTCCGGCACGTCGTGGACGCGGACGATGTCGGCCCCGCGGTCGGCGGCGATGGCCGTGCCCGCGACGGTCGCCGCGAGGCTGTCGCCGGGCTCCTCGCCGACGAGCGAGAACATCGACTTGTGGGAGTGGCCGACGAGAATCGGACAGCCGAGCGCGGCGAACTCGTCGGTTCGACCGAGGAGTTCGAAGTTCTCGGCCTTCGACTTCCCGAAGCCGAGACCGGGGTCGACGATGATGTTCCGCCGCGGGATGCCCGCCTTCTCGGCGAGTAACACCAGTTCCGTCAGTTCGGCGATGACGTCCTCGACCACGTCGTCGTAGTCGACCTCGCGAGACGGGTCGACCGGGGCGTCGATGCTGTGCATCACGATGACCGGCGCGTCGCGCTCGGCCGCGAGGAAGCGCATCTCGGGGTCTTCGAGACCGGTCACGTCGTTGAGGATGTCCGCACCGGCGTCGAGGGCGGCCTCGCCGACGGCCGCCTTGCGTGTGTCAACGGAGACGAGCACGTCGAGGTCGGCGATGGCCTCGATGACGGGCGCGACGCGGCGAATCTCCTCGTCGACGGGGACCTCGTCCGCGCCGGGGCGGGTGCTCTCGCCGCCCACGTCGATGATGTCCACGCCGGCGTCGACCATCGTCTGCGCCTGTTCGACGGCGTCGTCGATGTCGTAGAACTCCCCGCCGTCGTGGAAGCTGTTCGGCGTCACGTTCAGGATGCCCATGACCGCCGTACCGTCGTCCCACGGGTACTCACCGGCGTCGGGGTCGTCGCGGGCGGTGCCGATGTCGCTCGTGCCGTCATCGTCGGCGTCGGCTTCAGCGGTGGTGGCCGCGTCTGAGCCGAGCGTCTCGCGAATCTCCTCGGCGACCCCTGCGAGCGCGTACGGCCGATCTTCGAGGCTCGCCGTCAGCCGTTCGAACTGGCCGAGCGTCCCGGTCAGGACCACGTCGACGAGTTCGCCGCCGAACTCGTGGCCCGAGACGGCGCAGTCGCCGCCGACGGACAGCAGTTCCTCGCGGAGCACCCGGGCCTGCCGGCGCTGGACGCGGGTGTGGACCGTTCGGTTGACCGCCCGCTTCGCGCGCGCTCGCCGGTCGGCGGCGTCCGACACGTTGGCGCGGTCGAGGGTCCGACGGGCGTCGTCGAGAGTACGGTGGGCCTTCGGGACGACCGCCCGCGTCCACGTGGTTCGCGCCTCGGCGACGACGTACAGCGAACCGACGACGAGCACGCAGTCGTCGGGGTCGGCGCGGGCACGCGCCCGGTCGAGTGCCGAGGCGACCGCGCCGCCAGTCTCGACTGCGGGGCCGTCGAGTCGCTCGAAAACGGACGACAGAATCTCGGGGTCTTCGCCGCGCGAGATGTCTGCCTTGCAGGTGACGACGGACGCGACCTCCGGGAGTGCCCCGACCATCTCGCCGTGGTCCTTGTCGTGCATCGCGCCGTAGACGAGGTGGAGGTCGTCGTAGTCGAACTCGTCGAGGACGGTGGCGACCTGCGCGCAGGCGTCGGGGTTGTGCGCGCCGTCGAGGACGACCGTCGGCTCCGTGCCCATGACCTCGAACCGACCCGGCCAGTGGGCGTTTCGGAGGCCGCGGTGAATCGCCTCCTCGCCGATGTCGGGGCGGACCTGCCGAGCGAGCGAGACGGCGATACCGGCGTTTCGTGCCTGATACGCGCCCAAAAGCGGGATTCGAACGTCCAGCGTCTCGTCGTCAGTCTCGACGGTGACGGCGGCCTCCTGGTGGTTGACGCGGCCGCCGTAGGAGGCGCGAACGTCGGCGTCGGAGTCGGCGTCGCCGACGGTCAACACGTCGCCGACCTCCTCGCGGATGACCGACAGCGCCTCGCCGGTCGTCCCGGTCACGAGCGGCGCGTCGGCGGGCGCGACGGCGGCTTTCGTCTTCGCGATTTCCGCGACGGTGTCGCCGAGGACGGCGGTGTGTTCGAGCGAGACGTTGGTGACGGCGCTGGCGACCGGGTCGACGGCGCTCGTCGCGTCGAGTTTGCCGCCCATCCCGACTTCGAGGACCGCCACGTCCACGTCCGCGCGGTCGAAATACCACAGCGAGAGCGCGGTCACAGTCTCGAAGAAGGTCAGCGGCTCGCCGTCGGCGGCCCGCTCGACGAGGTACGGCTTGGCTTCGGCCACGAACGCCGACAGCGCGGACTTCGGAATCTTCCGGCCGTCGACGCGGATTCGCTCCCGCACGTCGTCGAAGTGCGGCGAGGTGTAGAGGCCGACGTGCGCGCCCGACTCGCGCAGCATCGCGTCGACCATCCGGGCGGTGCTTCCTTTGCCGTTCGACCCCGCGACTTGCACGAACGACACGTCTTCGTGGGGGTCGCCGAGGTGAGAGAGCAACCGCTGAATCGACTCGGTCCCCGGCTTGACCTGAAACCGCCGGAGGTCGAAAAGGAAGTTCACCGCCTCGTGGTACTCCATACGCGTGAGAAACCGGACGGTGGGCTTAGGCCTAACGCTCCACGTCACTCCTGCGACACGACGCCGGCCGGGGTCACCCCCGGTGGCCGCCGCCGACGCTCCGATACCCGCTCGATAGCGCCGCGCTCAGTCGATATGAACGACGAGCACCGGTCGCTTCGCGTTCTCGATGACGCGCTCCGTGACGCTCCCGAGCGACGTGAGTTTGTCGCGGCCGGTCCGGCCGTGGGTCCCCATCACGACCACGTCGACGTCGTGTTCGTCGGCGTAGTCGAGGATGACCCGGTGGGGCACGCCGTCTCGAACCGCCGTCGTCGACGAGGCCTTCCCCTCGCACTTCTCGGCGCACCGCTCGACCGCCTGTACCGCGTCGTCGCGGAGCGACTGGATGACAGCATCCTGTTGGTCGCCGCCGGCGGCGAGGTAGACCCGCTGGTCGACGACCGACAGCACGTGGACTGTCGACTCCGCCCCGGCGAGTTCGAGCGCGTGCTCGATTGCTTGCATCGTTCCCTCGCTCCCGTCAGTCGGCACCAGGATATCTTCGTACATATCTCTGTGTTCGTCTCGCCGACACTTGAAGGGACACCGTCGGTGTTAGGACGTGGGAACGGTCTCGGGGCGTCTCAAACCGTGTCCGCGCTACGCGCGGCCACGAGTTTCCGTCACTAATCGTGACGGAAATCGCGTGAGACTCACTTCGTTCGTCTCACTGACTTCCGCAACTCCTTCGCTTCGCTCAGTCGTGGCGGAAACACCGAAGCACTCCCTCCGGTCGTGCTTCGAGCTTTAGACTCTCCTTTGCTTCGCTCAGTCGTGTCTAAAGCACCGCTGCCCAGTGAACACCATCGCAATCCCGCGCTCGTCGCAGGCCTCGATGACGTCCTCGTCGTTCACCGAGCC contains the following coding sequences:
- a CDS encoding transcription factor, which codes for MSASEAEQDLSSDEHAGLELIRESGGIHQSDFWKELDISSRKGSRIAEVLESLGLIKRTETVYNGHTTYYLEPAARDLDFSMLMAGDMLSPLIGEEEINANSNAFSQWLMNLAYEEY
- a CDS encoding NRDE family protein yields the protein MCTLILAWQVFEDAPVVVAANRDEQLGRPAEPPRRWENGDGPGVVAPRDTEAGGTWVGYNDAGVFVGITNRWVEVAGGGERSRGHLVRDALRHEAAENAARFVERAVEDHTYDGFNLVVADENAALFFEWDGSLSVRNFDPGVRVVVNVGTPDSWFVPERRPEVGERQADNARRLEEALQPDPSESVMAWRERAKAALGDHDFGVCVHDPEGRFGTRSSSVITLGEAEFAYEFADGPPCQTAFEPVERQD
- the folP gene encoding dihydropteroate synthase is translated as MEYHEAVNFLFDLRRFQVKPGTESIQRLLSHLGDPHEDVSFVQVAGSNGKGSTARMVDAMLRESGAHVGLYTSPHFDDVRERIRVDGRKIPKSALSAFVAEAKPYLVERAADGEPLTFFETVTALSLWYFDRADVDVAVLEVGMGGKLDATSAVDPVASAVTNVSLEHTAVLGDTVAEIAKTKAAVAPADAPLVTGTTGEALSVIREEVGDVLTVGDADSDADVRASYGGRVNHQEAAVTVETDDETLDVRIPLLGAYQARNAGIAVSLARQVRPDIGEEAIHRGLRNAHWPGRFEVMGTEPTVVLDGAHNPDACAQVATVLDEFDYDDLHLVYGAMHDKDHGEMVGALPEVASVVTCKADISRGEDPEILSSVFERLDGPAVETGGAVASALDRARARADPDDCVLVVGSLYVVAEARTTWTRAVVPKAHRTLDDARRTLDRANVSDAADRRARAKRAVNRTVHTRVQRRQARVLREELLSVGGDCAVSGHEFGGELVDVVLTGTLGQFERLTASLEDRPYALAGVAEEIRETLGSDAATTAEADADDDGTSDIGTARDDPDAGEYPWDDGTAVMGILNVTPNSFHDGGEFYDIDDAVEQAQTMVDAGVDIIDVGGESTRPGADEVPVDEEIRRVAPVIEAIADLDVLVSVDTRKAAVGEAALDAGADILNDVTGLEDPEMRFLAAERDAPVIVMHSIDAPVDPSREVDYDDVVEDVIAELTELVLLAEKAGIPRRNIIVDPGLGFGKSKAENFELLGRTDEFAALGCPILVGHSHKSMFSLVGEEPGDSLAATVAGTAIAADRGADIVRVHDVPENVAAVNVALASRDPSRFEDGSESED
- a CDS encoding universal stress protein; protein product: MYEDILVPTDGSEGTMQAIEHALELAGAESTVHVLSVVDQRVYLAAGGDQQDAVIQSLRDDAVQAVERCAEKCEGKASSTTAVRDGVPHRVILDYADEHDVDVVVMGTHGRTGRDKLTSLGSVTERVIENAKRPVLVVHID